One stretch of Pseudomonas azotoformans DNA includes these proteins:
- a CDS encoding type II toxin-antitoxin system prevent-host-death family antitoxin, producing METVTYANARAHLSETMDRVNEDRIPLLVTRKKGEPVVMISLSEFNALEETGYLLRSPENAKRLISSANSLRARKAKVVD from the coding sequence ATGGAGACCGTCACCTACGCCAACGCCCGCGCCCATCTTTCCGAAACGATGGATCGGGTCAACGAAGATCGCATCCCACTGCTGGTAACCCGGAAAAAAGGCGAGCCTGTGGTGATGATTTCGTTGTCAGAGTTCAACGCGCTTGAAGAGACAGGCTATCTGCTGCGCTCGCCAGAAAATGCCAAACGCCTCATCAGCTCAGCCAACAGCCTGCGGGCCCGCAAAGCCAAAGTAGTTGATTGA
- the ptaA gene encoding pyoverdine biosynthesis transaminase PtaA codes for MVSVSRRSLLALGAALPLLGRLDWAVASPPPTKPDKVLLNYNESPYGPSRAARDAMHKGIATSGRYPYKHMYALAGLFAQQQGIAEEQVAVFAGSMAALRYAVLAFTSETRGLVMPTPSYEVPRQAAESNRASVKEVSLNADHAHDIPAMLAADPQAGMLYLCNPNNPTGTVTPTDAIRQALANKPKGSVLVVDEAYIDFADVPSVVSWVKDHDDLLVLRTFSKIYGMAGARLGLAIGHPALLERLAVFGGDNVPAGSTLLGGLASLQDVKLLPQRKALNSQLRDETVAWLKGRGFICTASQANCFMIDVKQPAEQVIEKLAAHGVLIGRVFKSWPQWVRVTVGDKQDMARFREVFAQQVS; via the coding sequence ATGGTCAGCGTAAGTCGTCGGTCCCTTCTCGCCCTGGGCGCCGCCCTGCCTCTGCTGGGACGCCTCGATTGGGCGGTTGCCAGCCCGCCGCCGACCAAGCCTGACAAGGTGCTGCTCAACTACAACGAAAGCCCCTACGGGCCATCACGGGCTGCCCGCGACGCCATGCACAAGGGAATCGCAACGTCCGGGCGTTACCCCTACAAACACATGTACGCCCTGGCCGGGCTGTTTGCCCAGCAACAGGGCATTGCCGAAGAACAGGTGGCGGTATTTGCCGGCTCCATGGCTGCCCTGCGTTATGCCGTGCTGGCATTCACCAGCGAAACCCGTGGGCTGGTGATGCCCACACCATCCTACGAAGTGCCACGCCAGGCCGCTGAGTCGAACAGGGCCTCGGTGAAGGAAGTCAGCCTCAACGCCGACCACGCCCACGACATCCCGGCCATGCTCGCCGCCGATCCCCAGGCCGGCATGCTCTATCTGTGCAACCCCAACAACCCTACCGGTACTGTCACGCCCACTGATGCCATCCGCCAGGCCTTGGCAAACAAACCCAAAGGCAGCGTGCTGGTGGTGGACGAGGCCTATATCGACTTTGCCGATGTTCCCAGCGTGGTCAGTTGGGTCAAGGACCACGACGACCTGCTGGTGCTGCGCACCTTCTCGAAAATCTACGGCATGGCCGGCGCCCGCCTGGGCCTGGCGATCGGTCATCCGGCGCTGCTGGAGCGGCTGGCCGTGTTTGGCGGTGATAACGTGCCGGCAGGCAGCACGTTGCTGGGTGGCCTTGCCAGCCTGCAAGACGTGAAACTGCTGCCGCAACGCAAGGCACTGAATAGCCAACTGCGTGATGAAACTGTGGCTTGGTTGAAGGGGCGTGGTTTCATCTGCACCGCGTCACAGGCCAACTGCTTCATGATCGACGTGAAACAGCCGGCGGAGCAGGTGATCGAGAAGCTGGCGGCACACGGTGTGCTGATTGGCCGGGTGTTTAAAAGCTGGCCGCAGTGGGTACGGGTGACGGTGGGGGACAAGCAGGATATGGCGCGGTTTCGCGAGGTGTTTGCGCAGCAGGTCAGTTGA
- the cyoE gene encoding heme o synthase has translation MSLKHFIQITKPGIIFGNVLSVAGGFFLASKGHVDLAIFLAAMIGTSLVVASGCVFNNCIDRDIDIKMERTKNRVLVQGLISLKLALIYATVLGVAGVALLYKVANPLAALFAVIGFVIYVGLYSLYLKRKSVHGTLVGSLSGAMPPVIGYVAVTNSFDMAALTLLVMFSLWQMPHSYAIAIFRFNDYLAASIPVLPVKRGIQVAKKHILLYILAFLVATLMLTFSGYAGMSYLAVAAAMGMYWLYMAWTGYKAVDDTVWARKLFVFSIFTITALSVMMSLDFQVPKELLLTYAH, from the coding sequence ATGTCGCTTAAGCACTTTATCCAAATCACCAAACCGGGGATCATTTTCGGTAACGTGCTTTCTGTGGCGGGCGGTTTCTTCCTGGCCTCCAAGGGACATGTCGATCTGGCCATCTTCCTGGCTGCAATGATCGGTACGTCCCTGGTGGTAGCTTCCGGATGTGTGTTCAACAACTGCATCGACCGTGACATCGATATCAAGATGGAGCGCACCAAGAATCGTGTGCTGGTCCAGGGCCTCATCTCCCTGAAACTGGCACTGATCTACGCGACCGTCCTGGGTGTTGCCGGTGTGGCGTTGTTGTACAAGGTGGCCAACCCGCTGGCGGCGCTGTTTGCCGTGATCGGTTTTGTCATCTACGTCGGCCTCTACAGCCTGTACCTCAAGCGCAAGTCGGTTCACGGCACGCTGGTGGGCAGTCTGTCGGGGGCGATGCCGCCGGTGATTGGTTATGTGGCTGTAACCAATAGCTTCGACATGGCCGCGCTGACGCTACTGGTGATGTTCAGCCTGTGGCAGATGCCGCATTCCTACGCCATCGCGATTTTCCGCTTCAATGACTACCTGGCTGCTTCGATTCCGGTCCTGCCGGTAAAACGTGGTATCCAGGTCGCCAAGAAACACATCCTGCTGTACATCCTGGCCTTCCTCGTGGCGACCTTGATGTTGACCTTCAGTGGCTACGCCGGCATGAGCTACCTCGCCGTCGCTGCCGCCATGGGCATGTACTGGTTATACATGGCCTGGACCGGCTACAAGGCGGTGGATGACACCGTCTGGGCGCGCAAGCTGTTCGTGTTCTCGATCTTCACCATCACCGCGCTGAGCGTGATGATGTCCCTGGATTTCCAAGTGCCGAAAGAGCTGTTGTTGACCTACGCTCACTGA
- the cyoD gene encoding cytochrome o ubiquinol oxidase subunit IV, giving the protein MANAHSHDHDSHDASHGSVKSYAIGFILSVILTLIPFGLVMYPTLPKSITLMIVLAFAVIQVLVHLVYFLHLDRSKEQRDNVVAFVFAGIVIVLLVGLSIWIMFSIHTFMMAK; this is encoded by the coding sequence ATGGCTAATGCACACTCCCATGACCATGACAGCCATGATGCAAGCCACGGCAGCGTCAAGTCGTACGCCATCGGCTTCATCCTGTCGGTAATCCTGACGCTCATCCCGTTCGGTCTGGTGATGTACCCGACCCTGCCGAAGTCGATCACCTTGATGATCGTGCTGGCATTCGCGGTGATTCAGGTTCTGGTTCACCTGGTGTACTTCCTGCACCTGGACCGTTCCAAGGAACAGCGCGATAACGTGGTTGCATTCGTGTTCGCAGGGATCGTAATCGTGCTGCTGGTTGGCCTGTCGATATGGATCATGTTCAGCATCCATACGTTCATGATGGCGAAGTGA
- a CDS encoding cytochrome o ubiquinol oxidase subunit III, with translation MSNLVTNAGHAHVDDHGHDDHHHDSGPMTVFGFWLYLMTDCILFASIFAVYAVLVNNVAGGPSGHDIFELPYVLGETALLLFSSITYGFAMLAFYKGNKKGVLSWLALTFLFGLGFIGMEINEFHLLISEGYGPHRSGFLSAFFTLVGTHGLHVSAGLLWMAVMMYQVNKHGLTNTNKTRLTCLSLFWHFLDVVWICVFTVVYLMGTL, from the coding sequence ATGTCGAACTTAGTGACCAATGCTGGACACGCCCATGTCGATGACCATGGGCACGATGACCATCACCACGACTCGGGGCCGATGACCGTTTTCGGTTTCTGGCTCTACCTGATGACCGACTGCATCTTGTTTGCGTCGATCTTCGCGGTGTACGCGGTACTGGTAAACAACGTAGCGGGTGGCCCGTCGGGCCACGACATCTTCGAACTGCCTTACGTGCTCGGCGAAACCGCCTTGCTGTTGTTCAGTTCGATCACCTACGGCTTCGCCATGTTGGCCTTCTACAAGGGCAACAAGAAAGGCGTACTGAGCTGGTTGGCCCTGACCTTCCTGTTCGGCCTGGGCTTCATCGGCATGGAGATCAACGAGTTCCACCTGCTGATCTCCGAAGGCTACGGCCCGCACCGTTCCGGCTTCCTGTCCGCGTTCTTCACGCTGGTAGGCACCCACGGTCTGCACGTCTCTGCCGGCCTGCTGTGGATGGCGGTGATGATGTATCAGGTCAATAAACACGGCCTGACCAACACCAACAAGACTCGCCTGACCTGCCTGAGCCTGTTCTGGCACTTCCTGGACGTGGTCTGGATCTGCGTCTTCACCGTTGTTTACCTGATGGGGACTCTGTAA
- the cyoB gene encoding cytochrome o ubiquinol oxidase subunit I, translating to MFGKLSWDAVPFHEPIVMVTIAMIALGGLALFAAITYFKKWTYLWTEWLTSVDHKKIGVMYVIVAMVMLLRGFADAIMMRTQLAMATEGSPGYLPPEHYDQIFTAHGVIMIIFMAMPFFTGLMNLALPLQIGARDVAYPFLNSLSFWLLVSGVVLINVSLGVGEFAKTGWVAYPPLSGIQYSPGVGVDYYIWALQLSGLGTTLTGVNFLATVLKMRAPGMKLMDMPIFTWTCTWANVLIVASFPILAATMALLSLDRYLDFHIFTNELGGNPMMYVNLFWAWGHPEVYILILPAFGIFSEVISTFTGKRLFGHHSMVYASGAISVLGFMVWLHHFFTMGSGASVNAFFGLATMLISIPTGVKLFNWLFTIYHGRLRITSQVLWTLGFMVTFAIGGMTGVLLAIPGADFVLHNSLFVIAHFHNVIIGGAVFGYIAGFSFYFPKAFGFKLHEGWGKAAFWFWISGFFVAFMPLYALGFMGMTRRLNATTNPEWVPYLYVAMFGAVMIAVGIACQLIQLYVSIRDRKQNACDSGDPWNGHTLEWSTSSPPPFYNFAVIPTANTIDAFTEAKEDGTAYQRPKHYEPIHMPNNTATGVVMGALLTVFGFAMIWHIWWLAIASLVGTIGYFIIHAARDDQGYMVPVETIERIEAEQHARLVAEKKIPANRVETSLEQA from the coding sequence ATGTTTGGTAAATTAAGTTGGGATGCGGTCCCGTTCCACGAGCCGATCGTGATGGTGACCATCGCCATGATCGCGCTGGGTGGTCTGGCACTGTTTGCAGCAATCACTTATTTCAAGAAGTGGACCTACCTGTGGACCGAGTGGCTGACGTCGGTCGACCACAAGAAAATCGGCGTCATGTACGTCATCGTTGCCATGGTCATGCTGCTGCGTGGTTTTGCCGACGCCATCATGATGCGTACCCAGTTGGCCATGGCCACCGAGGGTTCGCCTGGCTACCTGCCACCTGAACACTATGACCAGATCTTCACCGCCCACGGTGTGATCATGATCATCTTCATGGCGATGCCATTCTTCACCGGCCTGATGAACCTTGCGTTGCCGCTGCAGATCGGTGCGCGTGACGTTGCCTACCCGTTCCTGAACTCCCTGAGCTTCTGGCTGCTGGTTTCTGGCGTGGTGCTGATCAACGTATCCCTGGGCGTCGGCGAATTCGCCAAGACCGGTTGGGTTGCGTATCCGCCATTGTCGGGTATCCAGTACAGCCCTGGCGTGGGTGTCGACTACTACATCTGGGCGCTACAGTTATCAGGGCTCGGGACGACATTGACGGGGGTCAACTTCCTGGCCACCGTCCTGAAAATGCGCGCCCCTGGCATGAAACTGATGGACATGCCGATCTTCACCTGGACCTGCACCTGGGCCAACGTCCTGATCGTGGCTTCGTTCCCGATCCTGGCCGCTACCATGGCGCTGCTGTCGCTTGACCGTTACCTGGATTTCCACATTTTCACCAACGAACTTGGTGGCAATCCAATGATGTACGTGAACCTGTTCTGGGCATGGGGTCACCCTGAGGTGTACATCCTGATCCTGCCAGCGTTCGGTATCTTCTCCGAAGTGATCTCGACCTTTACCGGCAAGCGCCTGTTCGGTCACCACTCGATGGTCTACGCATCGGGCGCGATCTCTGTACTGGGCTTCATGGTTTGGCTGCACCACTTCTTCACCATGGGTTCGGGTGCCAGCGTCAACGCCTTCTTCGGTCTGGCGACGATGCTGATTTCCATCCCGACGGGGGTGAAGCTATTCAACTGGCTGTTCACCATCTACCACGGCCGTCTGCGTATCACCAGCCAGGTTCTGTGGACCCTGGGCTTCATGGTGACCTTCGCCATCGGCGGCATGACCGGCGTACTGCTGGCCATCCCGGGTGCTGACTTCGTCCTGCACAACAGCCTGTTCGTGATCGCTCACTTCCACAACGTGATCATCGGTGGTGCTGTATTCGGTTACATCGCTGGTTTCAGCTTCTACTTCCCGAAAGCGTTCGGCTTCAAGCTGCACGAAGGTTGGGGCAAGGCTGCATTCTGGTTCTGGATCTCGGGCTTCTTCGTCGCGTTCATGCCGCTCTACGCGTTGGGCTTCATGGGCATGACCCGTCGTCTGAACGCCACTACCAACCCTGAGTGGGTGCCGTACCTGTACGTCGCCATGTTCGGTGCGGTGATGATCGCTGTGGGTATCGCCTGCCAGCTGATCCAGCTGTACGTGAGTATCCGTGACCGTAAGCAGAACGCTTGCGACTCCGGTGACCCATGGAATGGCCATACCCTGGAATGGTCGACTTCGTCGCCACCGCCGTTCTACAACTTCGCCGTGATCCCGACTGCGAACACCATTGATGCGTTCACCGAAGCCAAGGAAGACGGTACTGCGTACCAGCGTCCGAAGCACTATGAGCCGATCCACATGCCAAACAACACCGCCACTGGCGTGGTGATGGGCGCGCTGTTGACCGTGTTCGGTTTCGCGATGATCTGGCACATCTGGTGGCTGGCAATCGCGAGTCTGGTGGGCACCATCGGTTACTTCATCATTCACGCTGCCCGTGATGATCAAGGCTACATGGTGCCGGTCGAAACGATCGAGCGCATCGAAGCCGAGCAGCACGCTCGCCTGGTAGCCGAGAAGAAAATCCCGGCCAACCGTGTAGAAACCTCGTTGGAACAGGCTTAA